Proteins from a single region of Companilactobacillus farciminis KCTC 3681 = DSM 20184:
- a CDS encoding ABC transporter permease, whose product MKKKSRLITGCVWIVLLLIWFIVTNLKLVSPILFPSPQDVWFTFTGILTHGYNNISFWQHLGITLFRLFSALILAIITAVPLGLASGMSEWVHAIIDSLIQFYRPIPPLAYYTILILWLGIGEGSKIILLYLAAFAPIYIACVEGVRHLNKDYVLSAKSLGAGKWSIFKWVIFPGALPDIFTGIRTAMGVSFSTLVAAEMVASTSGIGWMVIDASKYLKSSVMFLGIFILGGLGLLLDWILQLLERKWIFWKGKE is encoded by the coding sequence ATGAAGAAGAAATCTAGACTAATAACGGGTTGTGTTTGGATCGTCTTGTTATTAATTTGGTTTATAGTGACCAATCTAAAATTAGTTTCGCCAATCCTTTTTCCATCGCCACAAGATGTTTGGTTTACATTCACTGGCATATTGACCCATGGCTACAACAACATTTCATTTTGGCAACATCTGGGAATTACTTTATTTAGACTATTCTCAGCTCTGATTTTGGCGATAATTACTGCCGTACCTTTGGGACTAGCTTCAGGGATGTCGGAGTGGGTCCACGCAATCATCGATTCATTGATCCAATTCTATCGTCCCATTCCACCCTTGGCTTACTACACGATTTTGATACTCTGGTTAGGAATAGGTGAAGGGTCAAAGATAATCTTGCTGTACTTGGCAGCTTTTGCACCTATTTATATTGCTTGTGTCGAAGGAGTTCGTCATTTGAATAAGGATTACGTCTTGAGTGCAAAATCTTTAGGTGCCGGCAAGTGGTCAATCTTTAAGTGGGTAATTTTCCCGGGAGCTTTGCCCGATATATTTACCGGAATTAGAACAGCTATGGGAGTTTCGTTTTCGACATTAGTTGCGGCAGAAATGGTTGCTTCAACCTCAGGAATTGGTTGGATGGTCATTGATGCTTCTAAGTATTTAAAGAGTAGCGTGATGTTTTTGGGGATTTTCATTCTTGGTGGCTTAGGTCTGTTGTTGGACTGGATTTTACAATTGCTCGAAAGAAAATGGATCTTCTGGAAAGGTAAAGAGTAA
- a CDS encoding FAD-dependent oxidoreductase produces the protein MDNKKIVVVGGVAGGASSAARARRLDEFAEITMFEKGPNVSFSNCSLPYHLSGVIPDADSIVLMTPEQFKNQYNIDAEVNSEVTDVDTDKKEVEVKNTQTGELKKVPYDELILSPGANPIMPNCIKGIDKDNVFSVRNVVDIKKIQTYLEVNKVTDVAIIGGGFIGLEVCENLAQTDKNVSLIEASGHVMGTIDDDFAELVHKELYDHGVNVVLNDGLAEITDDHIKLGSGREIKSQVVIMAIGVKPDTALATKIGCKLGLTGGIAVDHQYRTSIPNVYAVGDAIEVSHMITRKKTRLALAFPAQMQARDAVDHIYGRTVENRGVIGSQVIHVFDINVASTGLTENECQKDGIDYRTAVVIPKSRVGIMPDATPLYFKLIFGYPSGEVLGAQALGKSDVDKQIDIVSTMISMHGHISDLTHLEVCYSPWFSTAKNAVNMAALVAENVLNGEFEQIQVKDVRKLVEKGAFIVDAREPAEYEEGHIKSAVNIPLSQFRQRLDEIPTDRPVYVHCLTGQRSYNMVRALNNRGYNNIINIDGSYLALCEYEYFKDQTTDRKPIVTNYRFDLL, from the coding sequence ATGGATAATAAAAAAATCGTCGTCGTAGGTGGAGTTGCCGGAGGGGCATCTTCAGCAGCTAGAGCTCGTCGTTTGGATGAATTTGCAGAAATCACGATGTTTGAAAAAGGACCCAACGTATCTTTCTCAAACTGTTCATTGCCATATCATTTGAGTGGCGTTATTCCAGATGCCGACAGCATTGTTTTGATGACACCAGAACAATTCAAGAATCAATACAATATTGATGCCGAAGTAAATTCTGAAGTAACCGATGTTGATACTGATAAAAAAGAAGTAGAAGTTAAAAATACACAAACAGGTGAATTGAAAAAAGTACCTTATGATGAATTGATCCTATCACCGGGTGCTAATCCAATCATGCCAAACTGTATCAAAGGTATCGACAAGGATAATGTCTTTTCAGTTAGAAATGTTGTCGATATTAAGAAAATTCAAACTTATTTAGAAGTCAACAAAGTTACTGACGTTGCTATCATCGGTGGTGGATTTATCGGTTTGGAAGTTTGCGAAAACTTAGCTCAAACTGATAAGAATGTTTCCTTAATTGAAGCTTCTGGTCACGTAATGGGAACAATTGATGATGATTTTGCCGAATTAGTTCATAAAGAACTTTACGATCATGGGGTAAACGTGGTCTTAAATGATGGATTAGCAGAAATTACTGATGATCATATCAAACTAGGTTCAGGTCGAGAAATTAAATCACAAGTTGTCATCATGGCAATTGGTGTTAAACCAGATACTGCTTTAGCTACAAAGATTGGCTGCAAATTAGGTTTAACTGGTGGTATTGCTGTTGATCATCAATACAGAACTTCTATTCCTAATGTATATGCAGTTGGTGATGCTATCGAAGTAAGTCATATGATTACTCGTAAGAAGACTCGTTTGGCCTTAGCTTTCCCAGCTCAGATGCAAGCAAGAGACGCCGTTGACCATATTTATGGTAGAACAGTTGAAAATAGAGGAGTTATTGGTTCACAAGTAATTCATGTCTTTGATATTAACGTTGCTTCTACAGGTTTGACTGAGAATGAATGTCAAAAGGATGGTATTGACTATCGAACAGCAGTAGTAATTCCAAAGAGTCGTGTTGGTATCATGCCTGATGCTACGCCATTATACTTCAAATTGATTTTTGGTTATCCAAGTGGAGAAGTTCTCGGCGCTCAAGCTTTAGGTAAGTCAGATGTCGACAAGCAAATTGATATTGTTTCGACAATGATCTCTATGCATGGACACATTTCAGACTTAACTCATTTGGAAGTTTGCTACTCACCATGGTTCAGTACTGCTAAGAATGCCGTTAATATGGCAGCCTTAGTTGCAGAAAATGTTTTGAATGGTGAATTTGAACAAATTCAAGTCAAAGACGTTCGTAAATTAGTCGAAAAAGGTGCTTTCATTGTTGATGCACGTGAACCAGCAGAATACGAAGAAGGACACATCAAATCAGCTGTCAATATTCCTTTGAGCCAATTCCGTCAAAGATTGGATGAGATTCCAACTGATCGTCCAGTTTACGTACACTGTCTAACGGGACAACGTAGTTACAATATGGTTCGTGCATTAAATAATCGAGGGTATAATAATATTATTAATATTGATGGCTCATACTTAGCATTGTGTGAATATGAATACTTTAAAGATCAAACAACTGATCGTAAACCAATCGTGACAAATTATCGTTTTGATTTGTTGTAA
- a CDS encoding YeeE/YedE family protein produces the protein MENVDRSIEPNPIKWDKAIGFVLFFILIIGAPFVLPSNMHYLRLLMGLALGYILSRSYTGFAGSVNRAYKTGSTKLMRTMMFMFLITAIANVTFLMFTKDLTTYALSINPINLGLILGGLLFGFGMAFSSCCATGVMTDLATDLPRAGVTLVFFCLGVFLGFPLQATQSWIKGSIATSATGKKFAQGIYMPDWFKWDGLDGYLGAVILTALLVSLVIYLSYRYEKKRRQKDTYSGVPSERVQDSPQDEDIANFTMGSESTYNVLFKKPWTLKQDAVGMTIIFVLMMGLTKSGWGASTPYGFWFGKVLNIFGVSATSLANFTHQPAAVYSGPFLANGVTVQNMGIFLGAIIFIFTAGLFKQTMHSVSTLNFKSASLFALGGFTMGFGTRLSNGCNVGALYTPIAQFSVSGWIFLAALVLGGIIGNKLSKTIYGY, from the coding sequence ATGGAAAATGTAGATAGAAGTATAGAACCAAACCCCATCAAGTGGGATAAGGCTATAGGCTTTGTTTTATTCTTTATTTTAATTATCGGTGCACCATTTGTTTTGCCATCGAATATGCATTACTTGCGACTTTTGATGGGCTTAGCACTGGGCTACATATTATCTAGATCTTATACGGGATTTGCAGGGAGTGTTAATCGGGCTTACAAAACTGGTTCAACGAAATTAATGAGAACAATGATGTTCATGTTTTTGATCACTGCAATTGCTAATGTTACATTTTTAATGTTTACAAAGGATTTAACAACTTACGCATTGTCGATTAATCCGATTAATTTGGGCTTGATTTTGGGCGGTTTGTTGTTCGGATTTGGAATGGCATTTTCATCTTGTTGTGCAACAGGTGTTATGACAGATTTGGCAACGGATTTACCAAGAGCCGGCGTAACTTTAGTTTTCTTCTGTTTAGGAGTGTTCCTTGGTTTTCCACTTCAAGCTACACAATCATGGATCAAAGGCTCAATTGCAACTTCAGCCACAGGTAAAAAATTTGCACAAGGTATTTATATGCCAGACTGGTTTAAGTGGGACGGATTAGATGGATATCTTGGAGCAGTGATTTTAACAGCACTTTTGGTCAGCCTCGTTATTTATCTTTCCTATCGTTATGAAAAGAAGCGCCGTCAAAAAGATACTTATTCTGGCGTACCTTCAGAGCGTGTTCAAGATAGTCCTCAAGACGAAGACATTGCTAACTTCACTATGGGTAGCGAATCTACTTACAATGTTTTGTTCAAGAAACCTTGGACTTTAAAACAAGATGCCGTAGGGATGACAATTATTTTTGTTTTGATGATGGGATTGACTAAATCAGGTTGGGGAGCATCAACTCCTTATGGTTTCTGGTTTGGAAAGGTTCTTAATATCTTTGGTGTTTCTGCTACATCACTAGCAAACTTTACTCATCAACCAGCTGCCGTTTATTCAGGACCATTTTTGGCAAACGGTGTGACGGTCCAAAATATGGGTATTTTCTTAGGAGCTATCATTTTCATTTTCACAGCGGGATTATTTAAGCAAACTATGCATTCTGTTTCTACTTTGAATTTCAAGAGTGCTTCCTTATTTGCACTAGGTGGATTTACAATGGGATTTGGAACTAGATTATCTAATGGATGCAACGTTGGGGCCCTTTATACTCCAATCGCTCAATTCTCAGTCTCTGGTTGGATTTTCTTGGCAGCCTTAGTGCTAGGTGGAATTATTGGTAACAAATTGTCTAAAACTATTTACGGATATTAG
- a CDS encoding LysR family transcriptional regulator: MFRDITAFQKVYETRSITRAAKELYVTQPTVSIQIKKLEKELGVQLFKRNGNKQLVPTENANRFYRDSQLVLNSWENSLNHLVKKHKSNRIKCVIGASPTTASHVLPPLMQSLKRYLDYFDFQLVTGDSEKILEEIIKREIDFGIIEKPIVTHEIEQISFATDEMVLAGDSDNPEWIVGKPGSTQREYTDKYFNEHHLRPTKIIKVNDNDLIIKLISRNIGKAIISKRSITNSLLPYQQLTNDFCNEFYLINPKLPNSNEIQKLIQLVKTLLPQLRF, translated from the coding sequence ATGTTTAGGGATATCACTGCATTTCAAAAAGTATACGAAACTCGTAGTATCACTCGGGCAGCTAAAGAATTATACGTGACGCAACCGACTGTTTCGATTCAAATCAAAAAACTCGAAAAAGAGCTTGGCGTACAATTATTCAAACGCAATGGCAACAAACAACTCGTTCCGACTGAAAATGCTAACCGCTTTTATCGTGATTCACAGTTAGTCTTGAATAGTTGGGAAAACTCGCTCAACCACTTAGTAAAAAAGCACAAGAGCAACCGTATCAAATGTGTAATTGGAGCTTCCCCAACTACTGCTAGTCACGTTTTGCCGCCATTAATGCAAAGTCTCAAAAGATATCTCGATTACTTCGACTTTCAACTGGTGACTGGCGATTCAGAAAAAATCTTAGAAGAAATTATTAAACGTGAAATCGACTTTGGAATAATTGAAAAGCCTATCGTGACTCACGAAATTGAACAAATTTCTTTTGCTACTGACGAGATGGTTTTGGCCGGCGATAGTGACAACCCTGAATGGATAGTTGGCAAACCCGGTTCTACTCAACGAGAATATACTGACAAATATTTCAACGAACACCATTTGCGTCCCACAAAAATAATCAAGGTAAACGACAATGATCTCATTATTAAGCTCATCTCAAGAAATATCGGCAAGGCAATAATTTCTAAACGTTCAATCACTAATAGCTTGTTGCCCTATCAACAATTAACAAACGACTTCTGCAACGAGTTTTATTTGATCAATCCGAAACTTCCTAATTCAAATGAAATCCAAAAATTGATCCAACTAGTCAAAACATTGTTACCACAATTACGATTTTAA
- a CDS encoding Cof-type HAD-IIB family hydrolase gives MGYKLIAIDMDGTLLNSKQKVSQKNIQAIQEAKSKGIYVVLCSGRAYDGIIDSAKILGINESDQYMICYGGSVIQNYDQEVIYQRTLKNENCEEIARFLTNKKIHYKFIDNTGTLYQSYQDWIEKHMLNPKLGIVKVLLKTRKHKLPEVLKLVHEQYDSDYFVVQTSEKELEIFPKNVNKGNALERLTKYLKISPKEVMAIGDYDNDMPMFKTAKFSVAVDNAIPKVKQLSDAVVADNDHDGVAEAIEKYVLE, from the coding sequence ATGGGTTATAAATTAATTGCAATCGATATGGATGGTACGCTCTTGAATTCGAAGCAAAAGGTTTCTCAAAAAAACATTCAAGCAATTCAAGAGGCTAAGTCAAAAGGAATTTATGTAGTGCTTTGTTCAGGCAGAGCTTATGATGGGATAATTGACAGTGCTAAAATTTTAGGAATCAACGAGTCAGATCAATATATGATTTGTTACGGTGGCAGCGTTATTCAAAATTATGATCAAGAGGTCATTTATCAACGGACTCTGAAGAATGAAAATTGTGAAGAAATTGCTCGATTCTTAACAAATAAAAAGATTCACTACAAATTTATCGACAATACGGGAACGTTATATCAGTCGTATCAAGATTGGATTGAAAAGCACATGCTGAATCCAAAATTAGGTATCGTCAAAGTATTGCTAAAAACTAGAAAGCATAAATTGCCTGAGGTTTTGAAATTAGTACATGAACAATATGATAGTGACTATTTTGTCGTGCAAACGAGTGAAAAAGAATTAGAAATTTTCCCCAAAAATGTCAACAAAGGCAACGCCTTAGAAAGATTGACCAAATATCTAAAAATCAGTCCCAAAGAAGTTATGGCTATTGGGGATTATGATAACGATATGCCAATGTTTAAAACTGCAAAATTCAGTGTCGCTGTTGACAATGCCATTCCTAAAGTAAAACAATTAAGCGATGCCGTGGTGGCCGATAATGATCACGATGGTGTAGCAGAAGCAATTGAAAAATACGTGTTAGAGTAA
- the ribH gene encoding 6,7-dimethyl-8-ribityllumazine synthase, with translation MKQINGNLNGQGLRIGIVVAKFNEVVTNKLLSGALDKLEQLNVDAADITVVKVPGAFEIPRMAQKLAKSGQVDGIITLGAVVRGETAHFDYVCSQSAAGVSQVSLNGEVPVMYGILTTNDMSQALNRAGGKAGNKGSECASDVVEVINAEKNI, from the coding sequence ATGAAACAAATTAACGGAAATTTGAACGGTCAAGGATTAAGAATTGGCATCGTGGTTGCGAAATTCAACGAAGTAGTTACCAACAAATTACTTTCGGGTGCGCTTGATAAGTTGGAACAATTAAACGTTGATGCAGCAGATATTACAGTGGTTAAGGTTCCGGGAGCTTTTGAAATTCCTCGAATGGCTCAAAAGTTAGCTAAGAGTGGTCAAGTTGATGGAATTATTACTTTAGGGGCAGTTGTCAGAGGAGAAACGGCTCACTTTGATTACGTTTGCTCTCAATCGGCAGCTGGAGTCAGTCAAGTTTCCTTAAATGGTGAAGTTCCGGTTATGTATGGAATTTTGACTACTAATGATATGTCGCAAGCTTTGAATCGAGCTGGGGGGAAAGCTGGTAATAAAGGTAGCGAATGTGCAAGTGATGTCGTTGAAGTCATCAATGCCGAAAAAAATATCTAA
- the ribA gene encoding GTP cyclohydrolase II, whose product MKNNEIIAKVERAIADLKQGKLIIVADSEKREAEGDMLGLADFVTPENVNFMITHARGLLCVPMAKSVAEKLNLHPMTKSHDAFGTAFTVSTDSKETTTGISAFDRATTIQKLAQSSDADDFYHPGHIFPLIARDNGVIERDGHTEAAVDLAKIAQATPVAYICEVVRENGRMARRPQLKQIAEENNLTFITIADIINYRYLKNFDVLHAISDVDLPTKFGHFRLKSFTYKDEPVLVIYKGQIQNKADLLLRVHSECLTGDILGSKRCDCGEQLEQSLQRIEKNGSGAVIYLHQEGRGIGLINKLRAYQLQDEGLDTVEANLRLGFKADQRDYRVVLAILEELGVESVDLLTNNPDKLKQLEQFGLKVNRVALETEPNDNDIDYLRTKKQKFNHLLNEVD is encoded by the coding sequence ATGAAAAATAACGAGATTATTGCCAAAGTTGAACGAGCAATTGCAGATTTGAAACAAGGAAAATTAATTATCGTCGCTGATTCTGAAAAAAGAGAAGCCGAAGGAGATATGCTGGGATTGGCCGACTTTGTCACGCCAGAAAATGTCAATTTCATGATTACGCATGCTCGCGGTTTGTTGTGTGTACCAATGGCAAAATCAGTTGCCGAGAAATTGAACTTGCATCCGATGACAAAATCACACGATGCTTTTGGAACAGCTTTTACTGTAAGTACTGATAGCAAGGAAACTACGACCGGAATTTCAGCCTTTGACCGAGCTACAACGATTCAAAAATTAGCTCAATCAAGTGATGCTGATGACTTTTACCATCCAGGTCATATTTTCCCATTGATTGCTAGAGATAATGGCGTAATTGAAAGAGACGGTCACACTGAAGCCGCGGTTGATTTGGCTAAAATTGCTCAAGCCACACCAGTAGCTTATATTTGCGAAGTAGTCAGAGAAAATGGTCGCATGGCTAGAAGACCACAATTAAAGCAAATTGCCGAAGAAAATAATTTAACTTTCATCACGATTGCGGATATCATCAATTATCGCTATTTAAAGAATTTTGATGTATTACACGCAATCTCAGACGTTGATCTACCAACTAAGTTTGGTCATTTCCGTTTGAAGTCATTTACTTATAAAGATGAGCCAGTCTTAGTAATTTATAAAGGTCAAATTCAAAATAAAGCTGATTTGTTATTACGAGTTCATTCTGAATGTTTGACTGGAGATATCTTAGGTTCAAAACGTTGTGATTGCGGTGAACAGTTGGAACAATCACTGCAAAGAATTGAAAAAAATGGCAGTGGTGCCGTGATCTATTTGCATCAAGAAGGCCGTGGAATTGGTTTGATCAACAAATTACGTGCTTATCAATTGCAAGATGAAGGCTTAGATACAGTTGAAGCTAACTTGAGACTTGGCTTTAAGGCTGACCAAAGAGATTATCGTGTTGTTTTAGCAATTTTGGAAGAATTGGGTGTTGAATCAGTCGATTTATTGACAAACAATCCTGATAAACTAAAACAATTAGAGCAATTCGGCTTAAAGGTAAATCGTGTAGCTTTAGAAACTGAACCTAACGATAATGACATTGACTATCTAAGAACGAAGAAACAAAAATTCAATCATTTATTAAACGAGGTAGACTAA
- the ribE gene encoding riboflavin synthase produces MFTGIIKNIGTIAGVNRENDNYRLTINHGLKDLNLGDSISINGICLTVVDFQKDQFQVDVMPETIKRTNLAEMSVGTKVNLEPALRPNSEIGGHFVLGHVDTTGKLLSREVTENSVLLTFSIPKKYNPYLVEKGSIAIDGVSLTLIAVTEDTFQVGIIPYTQDETILGSLEVDQTVNLETDILGKYIYKDLKRGYQDEK; encoded by the coding sequence ATGTTTACAGGAATTATAAAAAATATTGGCACGATTGCTGGCGTAAATCGCGAAAATGATAACTATCGTTTAACTATCAACCATGGTTTGAAAGACTTGAATCTAGGCGACAGTATTTCTATCAATGGAATTTGTCTAACCGTTGTTGATTTCCAAAAGGATCAATTTCAAGTTGACGTTATGCCAGAAACTATTAAGCGAACCAATTTAGCAGAAATGTCAGTTGGCACAAAAGTAAACTTAGAACCGGCATTGAGACCAAACTCTGAAATTGGTGGTCATTTCGTACTGGGACACGTTGATACAACAGGTAAATTATTATCCAGAGAAGTGACTGAAAATTCGGTATTATTAACATTTTCAATACCTAAAAAGTACAATCCTTACTTAGTTGAAAAAGGTTCAATTGCAATTGATGGGGTGAGTTTGACTTTGATTGCAGTGACTGAGGACACTTTCCAAGTGGGTATTATCCCTTATACGCAAGATGAAACAATTCTAGGCTCTTTAGAAGTTGATCAGACAGTTAATCTAGAGACTGATATTTTGGGAAAATACATTTATAAAGATTTGAAACGGGGCTATCAAGATGAAAAATAA
- the ribD gene encoding bifunctional diaminohydroxyphosphoribosylaminopyrimidine deaminase/5-amino-6-(5-phosphoribosylamino)uracil reductase RibD, with protein MKLAFEEAKKGINTWTNPQVGAVIVKNDQILGQGHHATFGHEHAEINAFKSLKNIDDAKNATLYVTLEPCSHFGKTPPCVQKIAELGVKKVVIGQIDPNPLVSGKGVKYLQEHGVEVEEQLISSELNRSYNYFYKNNRPLVTVKYAMTLDGKINKNDGQRSIVSNQATFEDSQQLRSQQQVILIGENTLKIDDPALTVRDRKMLFPPIRAVVVRDINQISLDLKIFQTDEPIWLFSEKKNRRTLPKNVEVIVGEWTPENILNYLTAQKVQAVLVEGGSFLQAKFLSAGLVEKLVIYLANKIYGSGLPAVWGVDFDPLDFAKPTVESLADNLKITTWRKD; from the coding sequence ATGAAATTAGCTTTTGAGGAAGCTAAGAAGGGAATTAATACGTGGACTAATCCTCAAGTCGGTGCGGTGATCGTAAAAAATGACCAAATTTTAGGTCAGGGACATCACGCAACTTTTGGACATGAACATGCAGAAATCAATGCTTTTAAATCATTAAAAAATATTGACGATGCTAAAAATGCCACGTTATACGTAACTTTAGAGCCTTGCTCACATTTTGGTAAAACGCCACCTTGCGTGCAAAAAATAGCTGAATTAGGTGTTAAAAAGGTCGTTATCGGACAAATTGATCCTAATCCACTAGTAAGTGGCAAAGGTGTTAAATACTTGCAAGAGCACGGGGTAGAAGTTGAAGAACAATTGATTAGTTCTGAATTAAACCGCTCATACAATTATTTTTATAAAAACAATCGTCCACTGGTGACAGTCAAGTATGCAATGACTTTGGACGGAAAAATCAATAAAAACGATGGGCAACGGTCAATCGTATCAAATCAAGCTACGTTTGAAGATTCTCAACAATTGCGCAGCCAACAACAAGTCATTTTGATTGGAGAGAATACCTTAAAAATCGATGATCCAGCTTTGACTGTTAGGGATAGAAAAATGCTCTTCCCACCAATCAGAGCAGTAGTTGTGAGAGATATCAATCAAATATCTTTAGATTTAAAAATTTTCCAAACTGATGAACCAATTTGGCTTTTCAGTGAAAAGAAGAATCGTCGAACTTTACCAAAAAACGTTGAAGTCATCGTAGGCGAGTGGACACCAGAAAATATTTTGAATTATCTGACTGCTCAAAAGGTTCAGGCAGTTCTAGTTGAAGGTGGCAGTTTCTTGCAAGCTAAGTTTTTATCCGCCGGTCTAGTAGAAAAGTTAGTAATTTATTTAGCTAACAAAATTTATGGCTCTGGTTTGCCAGCAGTTTGGGGTGTGGATTTTGATCCGCTAGATTTTGCCAAACCAACTGTAGAATCGTTAGCCGATAATTTGAAAATAACGACGTGGAGGAAAGACTGA
- a CDS encoding gamma-glutamyl-gamma-aminobutyrate hydrolase family protein — MSKIIGITADIFLGATDVINQKLMDFVPRPLVNGVIAAGGIPVSLPSIPKEEVNGLIARLDGIIFPGGPDIDPIFMGEEPIPNLGVTNRTRDLFEIALARTAVAKRIPILGICRGAQVIDVALGGSVYQDLTSQYPGKLLKHHQQSPGDQPTHFVSVDHDSQLFKSIGDNVFVNSRHHQAIKNVPEGLKVVSKATDGVIEGVENEDATVQAVQWHPENLWQHDSQQLQLFKDFIART, encoded by the coding sequence ATGAGTAAAATAATTGGAATTACCGCAGATATTTTTTTAGGTGCTACAGACGTGATCAATCAAAAATTGATGGATTTTGTTCCCCGTCCGCTCGTTAATGGAGTCATCGCTGCTGGCGGTATTCCAGTTAGTTTACCCTCAATTCCTAAAGAAGAGGTCAATGGTTTGATTGCGAGATTAGATGGAATAATTTTTCCTGGCGGTCCTGATATTGATCCCATCTTTATGGGCGAAGAGCCGATACCTAATCTTGGCGTTACTAATCGTACTAGAGATTTATTCGAAATTGCTTTGGCTAGAACAGCAGTTGCTAAGAGGATTCCCATTTTAGGAATTTGTCGAGGTGCTCAGGTCATCGATGTGGCTTTAGGTGGTTCAGTTTATCAGGATCTAACAAGTCAATATCCTGGTAAGCTGTTGAAACATCACCAACAATCGCCAGGTGATCAGCCGACCCATTTTGTTTCAGTCGATCATGATTCTCAGTTATTTAAGTCAATTGGAGATAATGTTTTCGTTAATTCTAGACATCATCAAGCAATTAAAAATGTTCCAGAAGGTTTAAAAGTAGTTTCCAAAGCAACTGATGGCGTAATCGAGGGTGTCGAAAATGAAGATGCGACCGTTCAAGCTGTTCAGTGGCATCCTGAAAATCTTTGGCAACATGATTCGCAACAATTACAATTATTTAAAGATTTTATCGCTCGAACATAA
- a CDS encoding PRD domain-containing protein encodes MRLLIEQVFNNNTAVVNLGDNQHAIVKGKGIAFNKSKKSFLDSSKIERIFYLDSEESQKDLYFLLKDIPIDVVTTTYEIVDYAKKNFNYSVMDYIYITLSDHIFGAYQRYNNGQYKESHIPDMSDNYLDEYLIASKGLNIINHNLNIQLPDSEIKNIALHFINAKTDKKVVEHNDEVKVDFNKIIKRVMIKNNIFRTKSNANYYDRFMVHLQYLSQRLKNKSQDTNFDKKIELEMERDYPGSTSIAKQISFEIKQVMGVELSSKELLYFIIHIQRITQEDGLNQNK; translated from the coding sequence ATGCGATTACTGATTGAACAAGTTTTTAATAACAATACAGCTGTCGTTAATTTGGGGGACAACCAACATGCGATAGTCAAAGGCAAAGGGATAGCTTTCAATAAATCCAAAAAATCCTTTCTAGATAGTTCCAAGATAGAGAGGATTTTTTATTTGGATTCTGAGGAATCACAAAAAGATTTGTATTTCTTATTAAAGGATATTCCCATTGATGTAGTAACTACTACTTATGAAATAGTTGATTATGCCAAGAAAAATTTCAATTATTCTGTCATGGATTACATTTATATAACGCTCAGTGACCATATATTTGGAGCGTACCAGCGTTACAATAACGGTCAATATAAGGAAAGCCACATTCCTGATATGAGTGATAATTACTTGGATGAATATTTAATAGCTAGCAAGGGATTGAACATCATTAACCATAACTTAAATATTCAACTACCAGACTCAGAAATCAAAAACATAGCGTTACATTTCATCAATGCAAAAACTGATAAAAAAGTCGTCGAGCATAACGATGAAGTGAAAGTCGATTTTAATAAAATAATCAAGCGTGTAATGATTAAAAACAATATTTTTCGTACAAAAAGCAATGCTAATTATTATGATCGTTTCATGGTACATCTACAATATCTTTCACAGAGGTTGAAAAACAAATCTCAAGATACCAATTTTGATAAGAAAATCGAGTTGGAGATGGAACGAGACTATCCTGGATCAACAAGCATTGCTAAACAAATTTCTTTTGAAATCAAGCAAGTAATGGGAGTGGAATTAAGCAGTAAAGAATTATTGTACTTTATTATCCATATTCAACGGATCACCCAAGAGGATGGTTTGAATCAAAATAAGTAA